The proteins below come from a single Triticum aestivum cultivar Chinese Spring chromosome 5D, IWGSC CS RefSeq v2.1, whole genome shotgun sequence genomic window:
- the LOC123124071 gene encoding obtusifoliol 14-alpha demethylase-like produces MDFTSLTMLWWAIALLFITVLATKISRASITNIDPQCTTGQRPPVVHEAALLKLVPTLLKKGLPAMINDLYVKYGSVFTVSCLGVTKVTLLIGPEVMAHFFQGLESEISHGNLFEFTVPMFGEAVGYGRDTATRTEQMSFHIEALRPSRLRSHVYPMLQEVEGYFAKWGEEGIVDIKLEFEKLLMLISSRCLLGKEVRENMFDEVFRLFHEIEDNGVTLISFLFPYLPTSANRQRDRARIRLTQILSDVVECRKSSGTVEEDTLQKLIDSKYKDGRPTTVAEVVGLIIGLLFAGKHTSSHTSTWTAACLLSHPTFLRAAIEEQQQINNKYKDKGLDYNAFIEMDTLHCCIKEALRKHPPTPMLVRMAHRRFTVKTIEGKQYDIPQDHIVASPTIVNNNIPYIYKDPEVYDPCRFGPERREDKIGGKFSYTSFSGGRHVCTGEAYAYMQLKVIWSHLLRNFELELISPFPKTDWSKFLPEPQGKLLVRYKRNGVVHPLN; encoded by the exons ATGGACTTCACAAGTCTCACCATGTTGTGGTGGGCCATAGCTCTTCTTTTCATCACCGTATTAGCCACCAAGATCTCAAGAGCAAGTATCACCAACATTGATCCACAATGTACAACAGGTCAACGTCCACCGGTAGTCCATGAAGCTGCTCTCTTAAAACTAGTGCCTACCCTGTTGAAGAAGGGCCTACCggcaatgatcaatgatctatatgtcaAGTATGGAAGTGTCTTCACAGTAAGTTGCTTGGGAGTGACCAAGGTGACACTCTTGATCGGGCCAGAGGTGATGGCTCATTTCTTCCAAGGTTTGGAGTCGGAGATCAGCCATGGTAACCTTTTTGAGTTCACTGTGCCCATGTTTGGCGAGGCGGTTGGTTATGGAAGAGATACCGCTACCCGAACAGAACAGATGAGCTTCCACATCGAAGCACTGAGGCCTTCAAGGTTGAGGAGCCACGTATATCCCATGCTTCAAGAAGTGGAG GGTTACTTTGCAAAATGGGGAGAGGAAGGCATAGTTGATATAAAGCTTGAGTTCGAGAAGTTACTGATGTTGATCTCAAGCCGATGTTTGCTCGGTAAAGAGGTTCGAGAGAACATGTTCGATGAGGTATTCAGGCTTTTTCACGAGATTGAAGACAACGGTGTAACATTGATCAGTTTCTTGTTCCCATATCTTCCAACTTCAGCAAACCGGCAGCGTGATAGAGCGCGCATCAGGCTAACACAAATCCTCTCCGATGTCGTTGAGTGCCGTAAGAGCTCCGGCACAGTTGAGGAGGACACACTGCAGAAACTAATTGACTCCAAGTACAAAGATGGTCGCCCTACAACAGTAGCTGAGGTAGTCGGGCTGATCATTGGCTTACTGTTTGCTGGAAAACACACCAGCTCTCACActagtacttggactgcagcttgTCTACTTAGCCATCCAACCTTCTTGAGAGCTGCCATTGAGGAGCAACAACAAATCAATAACAAATACAAGGACAAGGGGCTAGACTACAATGCATTTATAGAGATGGATACATTGCATTGTTGCATCAAGGAGGCTCTAAGGAAGCATCCTCCAACACCAATGTTGGTTCGCATGGCACATAGGCGCTTCACGGTGAAGACAATCGAGGGCAAACAATATGACATTCCACAAGACCACATTGTAGCAAGTCCTACTATAGTCAACAATAACATCCCTTATATCTATAAGGATCCTGAGGTATATGACCCGTGCCGGTTTGGCCCTGAAAGAAGAGAGGACAAAATAGGCGGCAAGTTCTCGTACACCTCATTTAGCGGTGGACGACATGTTTGCACTGGGGAGGCCTATGCTTACATGCAACTTAAAGTGATATGGAGCCATTTGTTGAGGAACTTTGAGCTGGAACTGATCTCTCCTTTCCCAAAGACAGACTGGAGCAAGTTCTTGCCAGAGCCACAAGGAAAACTTCTCGTTAGATATAAGAGAAATGGCGTTGTGCATCCACTTAATTAG
- the LOC123124996 gene encoding 3beta-hydroxysteroid-dehydrogenase/decarboxylase-like, which produces MYPSLVSGGGRREARLCAVTGGRGFMARHLVAALLRSGDWRVRITDLGPEAALSPAEDDGLLGAALQDGRAAYVSVDVCELAQLTKALEGVHTVFHTASADHTKNNFQLHYKVNVEGTKNVIEACNTCKVKKLIYTSSSGVVFDGVHGLFAVDESTPYPDKFPDAYTETKAEAEKLVIKANGINELLTCCIRPGSIFGPGDTIVPILVSYGGMMIIIGDGKNCDDFVYVENVVHGHLCAEKTLSTKDGANRSGGKAYFITNLEPVNLWDFVYMVLGELGYKSRFRLRIPSYLVKPITCLLDWSYNNIFSLYGMRQPGMLTSASIKYATLNRTFNCNSAAEQLGYKPIVPLKEGVKMTTEFYKWSRT; this is translated from the exons ATGTATCCGTCCCTGGTCAGCGGTGGCGGCCGCCGGGAAGCACGGCTGTGCGCGGTGACCGGTGGGCGGGGATTCATGGCGAGGCACCTGGTGGCCGCGCTGCTCCGCTCTGGAGATTGGCGTGTGCGGATCACAGACCTCGGCCCCGAGGCCGCCCTGTCACCCGCCGAGGATGATGGgcttcttggcgcagccctccaAGACGGCCGCGCCGCCTACGTGTCGGTCGACGTCTGCGAATTAGCCCAACTTACAAAAG CTTTGGAAGGGGTGCATACTGTTTTCCACACTGCATCCGCCGATCATACCAAGAACAACTTCCAACTTCATTACAAGGTCAACGTCGAGG GGACAAAGAATGTCATCGAGGCTTGTAACACATGCAAGGTTAAAAAGCTCATATACACTAGTTCTAGTGGGGTTGTATTCGATGGTGTTCATGGCCTGTTTGCCGTAGACGAATCAACGCCATATCCAGATAAG TTTCCCGATGCATATACAGAAACCAAGGCAGAGGCAGAAAAGCTTGTGATAAAGGCCAACGGAATAAATGAGCTTCTCACTTGTTGTATACGTCCTGGCAGCATTTTTGGTCCCGGTGACACGATAGTGCCAATTTTAGTTTCTTACGGAGGAATGATG ATAATTATTGGTGATGGCAAGAATTGTGATGATTTTGTGTATGTTGAGAACGTGGTGCATGGTCATCTATGTGCAGAGAAAACTCTTTCTACCAAAGACGGTGCAAACAGAAGTGGAGGAAAA GCCTACTTTATAACTAATCTGGAGCCAGTGAATTTGTGGGACTTTGTTTATATGGTTTTGGGAGAACTTGGATACAAAAG CCGATTCAGATTAAGAATTCCGTCATATCTTGTCAAGCCGATAACATGTCTGCTAGACTGGAGCTACAATAATATATTCTCTCTTTACGGAATGCGTCAACCTGGCATGCTAACATCTGCAAGCATTAAGTATGCAACGCTGAATAGAACATTCAATTGCAACAGTGCTGCTGAACAACTTGGTTACAAACCAATAGTGCCACTCAAG GAGGGAGTAAAGATGACTACTGAATTCTACAAGTGGTCAAGAACGTGA